A portion of the Echeneis naucrates chromosome 5, fEcheNa1.1, whole genome shotgun sequence genome contains these proteins:
- the LOC115043070 gene encoding tripartite motif-containing protein 16-like isoform X1 → MEQKGVQLDQETFSCSICLDLLKDPVATSCGHSYCMNCIKSHWDGEDEKKIYSCPQCRKAFTPRPVLEKNTMLAVLVEQLKKTGLQAAPADHCYAGPEDVACDFCTGRKLKAVKSCLMCLASYCDKHLQPHYESATFKKHKLVEPSEKLQENICSRHDEVMKMFCRTDQQCICYLCSVDEHKGHDTVSAAAERTERQRELELSRQQIQQRIQDRDKDVKLLQQEVEAINGSADKAVEDAEKIFTQLIRLMERRRSDVKQQIRSQQETEVSRVKELQEKLEQEITELKRKDAELKLLSHTEDHTQFLHNYPSVSALSEATDSSSINIRPLRYFEDVTAAVSELRDQLQDVLRQKWTNVSLTVTEVDVLLSEPEPKTRTQFLRYSQEITLDPNTANRYLLLSEGNRKVTVMRKDQSYSDHPDRFTVWWQVLSRESLTERCYWEVKRRGGVSVAVTYKNTSRAGSSNECLFGRNNKSWTLDCDQNSFTFWSNNIQTAVSGPPSSRVGVYLDHRAENLTCGPASIQTVMSSPDLSVVLYIRVA, encoded by the coding sequence atggagcagaaaggagttcagctggaccaggaaaccttctcctgttccatctgtctggatctactgaaggatccggtgGCGACttcctgtggacacagctactgtatgaactgtattaaatcccactgggacggagaggatgagaagaaaatctacagctgccctcagtgtaggaAGGCCTTCACACCGAGGCCTGTTCTggagaaaaacaccatgttagcagttttagtggagcagctgaagaagactggactccaagctgctcctgctgatcactgctatgctggacctgaagatgtggcctgtgatttctgcaccgggagaaaactgaaagctgtcaagtcctgtttaatgtgtttggcctcttactgtgacaaacacctgcagcctcattatgaatcagctacattcaagaaacacaagctggtggagccctctgagaagctccaggagaacatctgctctcgtcatgatgaggtgatgaagatgttctgccgtactgatcagcagtgtatctgttatctctgctctgtggatgaacataaaggccacgacacagtctcagctgcagcagaaaggactgagaggcagagagagctggagctgagtcgacaacaaatccagcagagaatccaggacagagacaaagatgtgaagctgcttcaacaggaggtggaggccatcaacggctctgctgataaagcagtggaggacgctgagaagatcttcactcagctgatccgtctcatggagagaagaaggtctgatgtgaagcagcagatcagatcccagcaggaaactgaagtgagtcgagtcaaagagcttcaggagaagctggagcaggagatcactgagctgaagaggaaagacgctgagctgaagctgctctcacacacagaggatcacacccagtttctacacaactacccctcagtgtcagctctcagtgaagctacagactcatccagcatcaacatccgtcctctgagatactttgaggatgtgacagcagctgtgtcagagctcagagatcagctacaggacgttctgagacagaaatggacaaacgtctcactgacagtgactgaagtggatgttttactgtcagaaccagaaccaaagaccagaactcagttcttaagatattcacaggaaatcactctggatccaaacacagcaaacagatatctgttattatctgaaggaaacagaaaagttacagTAATGAGGAAAGATCAGTcttattctgatcatccagacagattcactgTCTGGTGgcaggtcctgagcagagagagtctgactgaacgttgttactgggaggtgaagaggagaggaggagtttcTGTAGCAGTCACATACAAGAATACCAGCAGAGCAGGGAGCTCTAATGAATGTCTGTTTGGACGTAATAACAAATCTTGGACTTTAGACTGTgaccaaaacagttttacattctggtccaacaacatccagactgcagtctcaggtcctccgtcctccagagtcggagtgtacctggatcacagagcag
- the LOC115043070 gene encoding tripartite motif-containing protein 16-like isoform X2: MEQKGVQLDQETFSCSICLDLLKDPVATSCGHSYCMNCIKSHWDGEDEKKIYSCPQCRKAFTPRPVLEKNTMLAVLVEQLKKTGLQAAPADHCYAGPEDVACDFCTGRKLKAVKSCLMCLASYCDKHLQPHYESATFKKHKLVEPSEKLQENICSRHDEVMKMFCRTDQQCICYLCSVDEHKGHDTVSAAAERTERQRELELSRQQIQQRIQDRDKDVKLLQQEVEAINGSADKAVEDAEKIFTQLIRLMERRRSDVKQQIRSQQETEVSRVKELQEKLEQEITELKRKDAELKLLSHTEDHTQFLHNYPSVSALSEATDSSSINIRPLRYFEDVTAAVSELRDQLQDVLRQKWTNVSLTVTEVDVLLSEPEPKTRTQFLRYSQEITLDPNTANRYLLLSEGNRKVTVMRKDQSYSDHPDRFTVWWQVLSRESLTERCYWEVKRRGGVSVAVTYKNTSRAGSSNECLFGRNNKSWTLDCDQNSFTFWSNNIQTAVSGPPSSRVGVYLDHRAV; encoded by the coding sequence atggagcagaaaggagttcagctggaccaggaaaccttctcctgttccatctgtctggatctactgaaggatccggtgGCGACttcctgtggacacagctactgtatgaactgtattaaatcccactgggacggagaggatgagaagaaaatctacagctgccctcagtgtaggaAGGCCTTCACACCGAGGCCTGTTCTggagaaaaacaccatgttagcagttttagtggagcagctgaagaagactggactccaagctgctcctgctgatcactgctatgctggacctgaagatgtggcctgtgatttctgcaccgggagaaaactgaaagctgtcaagtcctgtttaatgtgtttggcctcttactgtgacaaacacctgcagcctcattatgaatcagctacattcaagaaacacaagctggtggagccctctgagaagctccaggagaacatctgctctcgtcatgatgaggtgatgaagatgttctgccgtactgatcagcagtgtatctgttatctctgctctgtggatgaacataaaggccacgacacagtctcagctgcagcagaaaggactgagaggcagagagagctggagctgagtcgacaacaaatccagcagagaatccaggacagagacaaagatgtgaagctgcttcaacaggaggtggaggccatcaacggctctgctgataaagcagtggaggacgctgagaagatcttcactcagctgatccgtctcatggagagaagaaggtctgatgtgaagcagcagatcagatcccagcaggaaactgaagtgagtcgagtcaaagagcttcaggagaagctggagcaggagatcactgagctgaagaggaaagacgctgagctgaagctgctctcacacacagaggatcacacccagtttctacacaactacccctcagtgtcagctctcagtgaagctacagactcatccagcatcaacatccgtcctctgagatactttgaggatgtgacagcagctgtgtcagagctcagagatcagctacaggacgttctgagacagaaatggacaaacgtctcactgacagtgactgaagtggatgttttactgtcagaaccagaaccaaagaccagaactcagttcttaagatattcacaggaaatcactctggatccaaacacagcaaacagatatctgttattatctgaaggaaacagaaaagttacagTAATGAGGAAAGATCAGTcttattctgatcatccagacagattcactgTCTGGTGgcaggtcctgagcagagagagtctgactgaacgttgttactgggaggtgaagaggagaggaggagtttcTGTAGCAGTCACATACAAGAATACCAGCAGAGCAGGGAGCTCTAATGAATGTCTGTTTGGACGTAATAACAAATCTTGGACTTTAGACTGTgaccaaaacagttttacattctggtccaacaacatccagactgcagtctcaggtcctccgtcctccagagtcggagtgtacctggatcacagagcag